The Candidatus Defluviibacterium haderslevense DNA window ATACGCTAAATCTAGCGGAGCAAATGCTTCTGGTACTTACCCATTGGGAACAACTCAATTTTATTTTATAGCAGAATATGGTTGTGGCAAAGAATTAAAATGTTTAGTTACTGTTACAGTAAAAAACAAGATCCCTCCTACCCCATATTGTTTAACTGGTGTTATCGTTGCTTTAATGCCCATTGATACCAATCGCGATGGGACTGTAGATGTTGGGATGATTGAAGTATGGGCAAAAGATGTTGATCATGGATCATATCATCCTTGTGGATACAAAAACCTTAGATTTTCATTTTCAAAAGATGTGAATGATCGATCGAGAATATTTACTTGTGATCAACTCGGGAAAAATGATATTGAAATGTGGGTAACAGATAGCTTTGGCAATCAATCGTTTTGTAGAACAATGATTGAAATTCAAAACAATAATGCCAGAATCCCAAATTGTAAAAGAAAAGATAGTATAACAACAAACCCAAGTTCATTATCTGTCAATGGTACTATACACCGGGAAAATTTAGAATTTATCGAAGAAGTCAAATTACAGTTGGCTGACATGAGTTCATTTACAGTGGTAACGAAGAGAGATACTGTCTTTAAAATTAAATATGATACACTGAAAGTCCCAAGTGGCACCGTTTATTATATTCAGAAAAAAGATACTTTAATTTCAGTCAGATATGACACCATTCATCAACCCATATATGATGAAAAGATGAATAGGTCTGATGGTTCTTATGCTTTTTTAGATTTGAAAAAAAATCGACCTTATATTCTCCAACCCAGCAAAACAAATCAATCTTTTCAAGGTATTGATATCAATGATGTTATTGTGTTGCTTCGATATATTATGGGCGTAGAAAAATGGAATTCACCTTATAAGAGAATTGCTGCTGATATCAACGGTGATGGAATCATTTCCAATGCTGATTTTGATTTATTATATAGTGTGGTGAATGGATCAAATACCATAAACGCCATTCCTAAACTTTGGCGCTTTGTACCGAAATCATATATCTTTCCCGATCCAATCAATCCTTCAAAACCCGCATATCCGGAATCAGTTGCTCTATCATCCATGAATCAATCCATGAATAATCTTGATTTTATTGCAATACGCATAGGAGAATTGGATGGGTCCAAAACTTATAAAAATTTCAATTCAGAAACTGTTGTTTCTAGAAATCTATCTACAGCAATTGCTTATGTAACAGATCAAAAGCTTTTAAATGACAAGACTTATAACATACCTATTACATTTGAGAAACCTATATCAGGTGGAACCTTTAAGTCGAATTCAAATTTTGAGCTATTGGAAATATCGGATCCTTATCAAAGTTATCCAGTAAGGGATGGAATTATTTATTTTAATAAATCGAATCAATCAACAACACAAATTGTAATTAAAATCAAAGCACTACAAACGATTGATTTATCCGTAATCTTAAAAGATATTAACGCAACTATAATACATGCTCAAAATCAAGAAATTGTAAAATTTGTTGTTATGTCAAATAAAACTATTGGGCATCTTGACTTATTACGGGTTTATCCAAATCCAATTAAACATGAAAAACTACGTTTTGATTTTAATTTACCAATAGCCTCAGATGTTATTTTAGAGTTTTCAAATCTTCAAGGCCTAGAAATGTATCGCACTATAAAACATTTTGAAAGTGGACTACAATCATGGGAGATAGATCCACAAAAAATAGGTAACATTCATGCTGGAATGATATTTTTTAAAATTTCAGATGGTTCCTATTTTGATACAGGCAAATTGTTTTTAGAGGAATAGAATATTAAAACTACGATGTAAGGCTAGTATCTTCAAGGCGGATGCTAGCCTTTTTTTTTAAGTTTAATATAATGATTAAATTCGACAACAAGTCCATCTTTGGTCAATCCATTTATTCGATTTCACAAAAATCGCTTAGCAAAGTGCCAGGTAACAATTCCTGCCGCTACACTAACATTGATGGAATGCTTGGTTCCTCTTTGTGGAATTTCAATGCAATAATCTACACATTGCAATACGGATTCAGAGATCCCATTAACTTCATTTCCAAAAATGAGAATATACGCTTTATCTATTTCAACTTCAAAGTGATTTAATGATATGCTATCCGAAGTTTGTTCAATACCAATAATGATGTAGCCCTGCAATTTCATGTTCATTAAAAATTCTTCTAATCTTTCAAAATGACACCAGGCAACCGTTTCAGATGCGCCAATAGCTGTTTTTTGAATTTCAGGATGTGGTGGTTGGACTGTATAACCTCCAAGAATGATTTGTTCAATGCCAAAAGCGTCGCCTATTCTAAATAATGAACCTACATTATGTCCAGAACGAATTTGGTCTGCTGCCAAAATTAATGGTATTTTTGGAGCTATTTTGAAAGCATCAGGACTTAACCTATTCAATTCTTGAAGCGATAATTTTTTCATAATAGCTATATATATAGAATGATCACAAAAGTAAAATTATTAGACCATTTGAAGATAGTATTCTTAATCTATCCATTGGTATTATTATATTGGAATTATATAGGAGACGGCAATGATTTAATAGAAATATTGCCAACACTCAAGCAATGGAACCAACCAGAGCTCTATCCCAAAGATTTTTTTTTGAATTATATCAAATCCATTCCTTTACATGAACGCACAGTCAGCCTATTATTTTTGTCTAGTTTAGGTGCAAAAACACCCTGGATAATGTTCCTCATTCATGCATTATTTACTTGTTTTTTGATCATCGGTGTCTATAACGTAGTAAAATTATTTATTTCCCATAATTGGATTGTAGTTTGGGTTTTAATAGCACTATTTTTTGTGTGCCCTTATACTTCTGTAGGTAATAATGAGATTTACTACAATATGCCAGTAGCATCCCTATTTGCAAAGACTTTTGGTGTTTGGGCTATTTATTTTCTACTAAGCAATCAATTTTATTGGTTTGCCATTTGTCTAATTGCATCTAGTTATTTCCATCCTATTGTAGGTTTGCAATTAAGTATTTTGTGGTTTGGTTCAAAACTTATTCATCATCTAAAAACTAAATCGAAAGCAAAGATTATTTATAAATCCTTTTTACTTTATTCGATAGTCACCTTTCCATTTTATCTAATCCTACTTTATTACACCCAAGCTCCCCATGCGCATGATCATTTTTTATTTGATATACTCGAATTTAGAATTGGTCACCATTTTTTAATTGAATATTGTGGTATATTAGACATATTGATTTATATTGTTTTAGTTGCTTTTGGTTTGTGGTATTGGAATCCTAAACATAAAGTCCTATTTTATTTTTATCTATTACAAGGAATTTTATTAATCTTATATTGTATAGGAACCACTGTATTTCATTCGGAATTCATACTTAAATTTCAATGGTTAAAATCTACTATTTGGATTGAATGGTTTTCACTAATTTCAATAGGAGCATGGATTGAAAATTACTATTCAAAAAAACATTACTTCCGTTTTTTACCTGGATTAACTGTAGGATTATACAGTATTATTATTATCATGGCATTTTTTAAATTCAACGCTAATAATCCAAGAATAACTGAAGAGAGACTTTTAGGATTATGGGCCAAAGAACATACTCCAATAGATGCATTGTTTGTAGTTCCGCCGGATTTTACCTATTTTAAAACGAATTCAGAAAGAAGCGGTTGGGTTGATTTCAAAGCTATAGCACATCACCCGCAATATTTATTTCCTTGGTATGACCGAATTCATCGAATTTATAATATTGATTTATCGGATCGAAGGAATCATATCGATTTACAAAATAAAGCCAATAATCAATTTAAAAAAATATCCGATGAAACATTATTGTATTTAAATAAAAATCAAATGGTTGATTTTATTATTTTACCTATTGATGCAGATTGGCATACAGAAGTGTTAGAAGTCGTGTATTCAACAAAGAATTATCGTATATTCAGGTTTATCTAATATATCAGACCCTTTAATTATTTCAAGAGGAATTCCAATGGGATATCGAGTCTCTTCCTCCAATCCAATTCACTATGACTAGCCTTAGGAAAAACAAGAGACTTATAATTCACAGAATCTTTATGATATAATTCGAACATCTGATCAATCTGTTTTTGATATGGGGCATACCACGAATCCAGATTTTCTGTACCATGATCGAAATAAATTTTTTTATCTTTAAGTATGGGCATTTTTTCAGGTACATATTGCATCATACCCTTAAAAAAATGTTTATTGTCGAACATGACACTTAACGGCCAATGTGTGGACATGCACATGGCACCTCCAAACACGTCAGGATATTCCATTAATGCATAAAACGAAATAAGTCCACCCATGCTTGCACCACCAATAAATGTATTTTGAACACTTGACAGTGTTCTATATGTACTGTCAATATAGGGTTTCAATTCAAATACAATAAATTTTAAGTATTCATCTGATAATGGCTTGCCATTATATTCTCTTCTTATTCTTCTTTTATACTTTTTATCAAGTATTTCAAAAGGTTTAGTCGGATTGTATTCGCGATAACGATAATCAGTATTCCAAATTCCCACCACGATACATTCCTTAATTTTTTTTTCAGAAACAAGACGATTCAATGCCTGATCACAACTCAATGGATTGGAATGATAGGATACATTTGGGTCAAATAAGTTTTGGCCGTCTTGCATATAAATCACAGGATACTTTTGATCTACATTACCATTATAAGATTGGGGTAGCCATATGTCTAAATTCCTTTCAGTTACAAATTGAGATGGAAAATTTATATAGCGCGTTAGATGAACCGGATCTTTGATTTGTAAGATTTCCTGGGCACTGGTTTTATGTTTAAATCCTAGTGCTACAAGAATTCCGGATAGTATAACTTTCCAACGCTTAGTCACTACTATTTATTAGCATTTTTATGTTTGTAGATGATACATGCTTTGGTAAAATCAACAAAGAGCGGATGCGGATTTTCAACCGTACTCTTTAATTCAGGATGAAATTGAACTCCAACAAACCATGGATGCTTAGGCAGTTCTACAATTTCTACTAAATTCTTTTCAACATTCATTCCAGAAACAACCATGCCTTTTTCTTGCATTCGAGTCAGATATTCATTATTAAATTCATACCGATGACGATGCCGCTCTGATATAACCTGTTTGCCATAAGCTTTATAGGCCAATGTATGTTCTTTTAAATCACATGCATAGGCTCCTAATCTCATAGTTCCTCCTTTGTTTTTTATTTTCTTCTGATCAGGCATCATATCAATAACCGGATAAGGTGTTTTAGGATTGACCTCATAAGATGACGCCTCTTTTAATTTGAGTACATTTCTTGCAAATTCGACAACCGCGCACTGCATTCCTAAACAAATCCCAAAAAAAGGTATGTTATTTTCTCTTGCGTATCTAATTGCTTGAATTTTACCTTCAATGCCTCGTTCACCAAATCCAGGTGCAACTAATAAACCATCAAGTTCTTTAAATAATTTGCTCACATCTTTTTCATCCTCTACATCTTCAGAATGTATAGCAACAACTTCTATTTTACATTCATTGGCAGCACCTGCATGTACAAAAGATTCATATATAGATTTATAAGCGTCTTGTAATTCATTGTATTTGCCTATAAGTCCTATTCTAACCTCTTCACTTGGATTTTTTAAATGACCTAGAAATACTTTCCATGATTTAAGATCGGGTTCGTTTTTGGACTTCAGATTGAGTTTTTCCATTACCCTTAAATCCAATCTTTCTTTGAGCATCAACAATGGAACATCGTAAATGGTCTCAGCATCAATAGCTTCAATGACCTGTTCCTGTCTTAAATTGCAAAACAAGGCAAGTTTAGATCTAATTTCGTCTCCTATCGGTTTTTCTGTTCTACATACCAGAACATCTGGTTGAATTCCTGCTTCTTGAAGTTCTTTTACAGAATGTTGCGTTGGCTTCGTTTTTAACTCTTTTGCTGCCGACAGATAAGGAATTAAGGTAAGATGCACTACAGCACAGTTTTCAGGCCCTTTCTCCATTTTATATTGCCTCAATGCCTCAAGGTAAGGCAATGACTCAATATCGCCCACAGTGCCTCCTAATTCAGTAATAATGATATCAAACTGATCTGTTGCCAATAATGATATTCTTCTTTTTATTTCATCTGTAATGTGAGGGATGACTTGGACCGTTTTTCCTAGATAGTCCCCCGCCCTCTCTTTATTAATAACTGTTTGGTAAATTCTACCCGTCGTAACATTATTGGCTTGAGAAGTTGGAATATTCAAAAAACGTTCGTAATGCCCTAAATCTAAATCGGTCTCTGCTCCATCATCAGTTACAAAGCATTCCCCGTGTTCATATGGATTTAAGGTACCGGGATCGATATTGATGTAAGGATCAAATTTTTGGATGGTAACTCTATAACCTCTTGCTTGAAGTAATTTGGCCAATGAGGCGCCAACGATTCCTTTTCCTAATGAAGATGTTACGCCACCCGTAACGAAAATATATTTTGCCATTGATTAACTTAGTATTGCTACGGGACACAAAGGTAAGTTAATAATTTACTACTAACACTATAAACTAAATTTAAAAGTCAATCTGTCTAAAAATCTTGGTTAATAACAAATTCAAAAAGGGCAAATTATTGATTATATATTAATTAAGTTGTTCAGGGTAGTAATTTGATGCAATCATTTGGCGAAATGCTTCCTGTACCATGGGTTTGTCTTCCTGATAAGTTACTCCAAACCATTTTGATGGCGATTTCAAAACACCAACCTTGAGTTCACCCCGATCCATTAATTCTTGAATTAATTCGGGAATATAAAATTCAGCATTTTCTTCAAAGATTCGGTCTGATAGAAATTTTATAAAATAGTCTTCTGCCCACTGAAAATAATTCGGATGAAAGCCCCACATATTCATTGATACTGGTGTATCTGGCGATAATTGGATGACTTTATCATATTCTGAATAAAAGATTTCATTTTGATCATTAATACTAATGCCTTTGCATTCTTTTATAAATTTTAAAAAACCATCTTCATCAACAGTACAAACACCTCGATTTACTTTTCCAAAGTCAGACAGGGTATTCTTCAATAAATAGGCTATAACTACATAAACAGATTCGCCTGCTGAACTACTAATCAAAAAATCATAAAGTGACTTTAATGCTTCACGCCCATAATAATCGTCCGCGTTAATTACACCAAATGGCTCATCAATTACATCTTTTGCAACCCAAACAGCATGCCCTGTTCCCCAAGGTTTGGCACGATCTGCAGGAACTTGAAATGGCTCTGGAATGTTGTCTAATTCCTGACATACATAATTCATTTCAATTTTACCCAACCATCTTTGTTCCATTCGTTCCTTAAATTCATCTTGAAATGAAGACCTAATGACAAACACAATTTTGGTAAATCCAGCTTGAATAGCATCATAGATTGAATAATCAATAATGGTTTCGCCATTAGGTCCAAAAGCATCCATTTGCTTTAACGCCCCGTAACGACTCCCCATTCCTGCAGCTAAAATTAATAAACTTGCTTTGTGTGTCTCCATAATATTGAATTAGGTTGCAAAAATAAAAAACCTCAGCATATAATTGCTGAGGTATATGTGAACTGAATTAAATCAATAATTACATTTTCATAAATGACTTTGTCTTTTGAGCATAATTTGAGGCTATTCTCACAAAATAGTTCCCTGAAGTCAATTGATGGGTATCAATACTTAATTTATGATTTCCTTCTGAAATTTTACCATTATATATGACCTTAATCTCAGAGCCAATAGCATCAAAAAGGCTAATTCTTAAATATTCATTTTTTGAATTAAACTGAATCTCTGTGAAATCAACTGCTGGATTCGGAGTAGTCATAAATGATAATGAAAAATCTCTGTCATAGTCTTCTGTTGCCGTTGGTGCACATCCTTCAATGATGGGTAATTTTTGAAAATCATTAAATAAAAATTGGCTCACAGTTGTAGATGGAATATCAAACCAATCTATTAATATCGAGGCATAAATAGACCTGAAATCATATTGCATAGCTACACCTTCATCATTACCAACGGTGGCATTGATCGTAGGATTATTGCCCAATATGTTGCTATTGACGCAATTTCCAAAGACGAATAGTGGGGCTGCCGTTCCATGATCAGTTCCTGTACTATCATTTGCTTTTATCCGACGTCCAAATTCTGAAAAAGTCATACCCAACACCCTTTTGCCTAACCCTGCAGTGTCCATTGTATCCTGAAAAGATTTAATGGCATCTGATAATTGTTTTAATACATCTGCCTGAACTCCTAATTCATGATCATCCGGATCACACTGGTTGGAATGTGTATCAAAACCACCAATTGTAACCACATAGACTTTAGTTTTCATTCCTCCTTTGATTAATTGAGCTACTACATTCAATCGATCTAAAAGTGCATTACCTGTTGCAGCTAAACTGCCCCCCGCTTTATCGTTAGCTGCTTTAATTACATCAGAATAATCATTAGTTTGTTTTAATGTCTCCATGACATAACGCAATTCATTACCATAATTTGTATTTGGAATGGTACTAGCAAATGCCCCTTCCGGCAATTGTGCTAATGTTGCAGGATCATTAATGGCTAAACTAAAATTAGCTACTGTACCTTGACAAGTTTGGGACACCAAAGAACCGATAGTCAAAGCTAAAGGATCTGGATATTGTCCATTAGGATAGCCAGTAGGATATGCATTATGATTATCTTGATAGTATCTGCCTAACCATCCTGTAGTTACATTTTGGTCAGCTGGAGACCCTGAAGTCCAAATATCTGTTGATCTAAAATGAGATCTGTTTTGG harbors:
- a CDS encoding TrmH family RNA methyltransferase; translation: MKKLSLQELNRLSPDAFKIAPKIPLILAADQIRSGHNVGSLFRIGDAFGIEQIILGGYTVQPPHPEIQKTAIGASETVAWCHFERLEEFLMNMKLQGYIIIGIEQTSDSISLNHFEVEIDKAYILIFGNEVNGISESVLQCVDYCIEIPQRGTKHSINVSVAAGIVTWHFAKRFL
- a CDS encoding dockerin type I repeat-containing protein; this translates as MKTTFTALQRAYFAIVLFLSITFTLHATVLSYNLECPPSVTVYCNDDLSDLDKWGKAWVWENYIKKYTLAPKSVIYNTNSCGIGTITRTWEYEDPHWIMHTCTQTIKVISNGLPFSLADINWPLSLELEGCNPNADPSLLPKYYNVPTFNKKSCSQPMYSYKDMKFTVGDGCMKILRDWKVIDWCQYVPNAKPQLGVWTYTQVIKLVLKDSTAKLNCPKDTIVDANQDCKGAFVKLDSATAFSKCGAIYKITNTSPYAKSSGANASGTYPLGTTQFYFIAEYGCGKELKCLVTVTVKNKIPPTPYCLTGVIVALMPIDTNRDGTVDVGMIEVWAKDVDHGSYHPCGYKNLRFSFSKDVNDRSRIFTCDQLGKNDIEMWVTDSFGNQSFCRTMIEIQNNNARIPNCKRKDSITTNPSSLSVNGTIHRENLEFIEEVKLQLADMSSFTVVTKRDTVFKIKYDTLKVPSGTVYYIQKKDTLISVRYDTIHQPIYDEKMNRSDGSYAFLDLKKNRPYILQPSKTNQSFQGIDINDVIVLLRYIMGVEKWNSPYKRIAADINGDGIISNADFDLLYSVVNGSNTINAIPKLWRFVPKSYIFPDPINPSKPAYPESVALSSMNQSMNNLDFIAIRIGELDGSKTYKNFNSETVVSRNLSTAIAYVTDQKLLNDKTYNIPITFEKPISGGTFKSNSNFELLEISDPYQSYPVRDGIIYFNKSNQSTTQIVIKIKALQTIDLSVILKDINATIIHAQNQEIVKFVVMSNKTIGHLDLLRVYPNPIKHEKLRFDFNLPIASDVILEFSNLQGLEMYRTIKHFESGLQSWEIDPQKIGNIHAGMIFFKISDGSYFDTGKLFLEE
- a CDS encoding CTP synthase, with the protein product MAKYIFVTGGVTSSLGKGIVGASLAKLLQARGYRVTIQKFDPYINIDPGTLNPYEHGECFVTDDGAETDLDLGHYERFLNIPTSQANNVTTGRIYQTVINKERAGDYLGKTVQVIPHITDEIKRRISLLATDQFDIIITELGGTVGDIESLPYLEALRQYKMEKGPENCAVVHLTLIPYLSAAKELKTKPTQHSVKELQEAGIQPDVLVCRTEKPIGDEIRSKLALFCNLRQEQVIEAIDAETIYDVPLLMLKERLDLRVMEKLNLKSKNEPDLKSWKVFLGHLKNPSEEVRIGLIGKYNELQDAYKSIYESFVHAGAANECKIEVVAIHSEDVEDEKDVSKLFKELDGLLVAPGFGERGIEGKIQAIRYARENNIPFFGICLGMQCAVVEFARNVLKLKEASSYEVNPKTPYPVIDMMPDQKKIKNKGGTMRLGAYACDLKEHTLAYKAYGKQVISERHRHRYEFNNEYLTRMQEKGMVVSGMNVEKNLVEIVELPKHPWFVGVQFHPELKSTVENPHPLFVDFTKACIIYKHKNANK
- a CDS encoding nucleotidyltransferase, which encodes METHKASLLILAAGMGSRYGALKQMDAFGPNGETIIDYSIYDAIQAGFTKIVFVIRSSFQDEFKERMEQRWLGKIEMNYVCQELDNIPEPFQVPADRAKPWGTGHAVWVAKDVIDEPFGVINADDYYGREALKSLYDFLISSSAGESVYVVIAYLLKNTLSDFGKVNRGVCTVDEDGFLKFIKECKGISINDQNEIFYSEYDKVIQLSPDTPVSMNMWGFHPNYFQWAEDYFIKFLSDRIFEENAEFYIPELIQELMDRGELKVGVLKSPSKWFGVTYQEDKPMVQEAFRQMIASNYYPEQLN
- a CDS encoding esterase family protein, whose protein sequence is MTKRWKVILSGILVALGFKHKTSAQEILQIKDPVHLTRYINFPSQFVTERNLDIWLPQSYNGNVDQKYPVIYMQDGQNLFDPNVSYHSNPLSCDQALNRLVSEKKIKECIVVGIWNTDYRYREYNPTKPFEILDKKYKRRIRREYNGKPLSDEYLKFIVFELKPYIDSTYRTLSSVQNTFIGGASMGGLISFYALMEYPDVFGGAMCMSTHWPLSVMFDNKHFFKGMMQYVPEKMPILKDKKIYFDHGTENLDSWYAPYQKQIDQMFELYHKDSVNYKSLVFPKASHSELDWRKRLDIPLEFLLK
- a CDS encoding DUF1501 domain-containing protein gives rise to the protein MKRRTFLQATSLATVPVLINGIPVNAVARNSFLDFVSPENDKILVLIQMTGGNDGLNMVLPLDQYANLDIQRNKILIKESLGLKLRDDLALHPSMTGLQSLYSDGKMKLIQSVGYPNQNRSHFRSTDIWTSGSPADQNVTTGWLGRYYQDNHNAYPTGYPNGQYPDPLALTIGSLVSQTCQGTVANFSLAINDPATLAQLPEGAFASTIPNTNYGNELRYVMETLKQTNDYSDVIKAANDKAGGSLAATGNALLDRLNVVAQLIKGGMKTKVYVVTIGGFDTHSNQCDPDDHELGVQADVLKQLSDAIKSFQDTMDTAGLGKRVLGMTFSEFGRRIKANDSTGTDHGTAAPLFVFGNCVNSNILGNNPTINATVGNDEGVAMQYDFRSIYASILIDWFDIPSTTVSQFLFNDFQKLPIIEGCAPTATEDYDRDFSLSFMTTPNPAVDFTEIQFNSKNEYLRISLFDAIGSEIKVIYNGKISEGNHKLSIDTHQLTSGNYFVRIASNYAQKTKSFMKM